The following proteins are encoded in a genomic region of Gimesia algae:
- a CDS encoding alpha/beta hydrolase family protein yields the protein MKTTISCVFLVLTLLPGHSACAEEKVNIIPDVVYGHKFGMALTFDVFKPQNPNGAGVLFMVSGGWYSRWTEPQNMLGWFNSLLEEGFTVFCVRHGSSPKFKIPEVVEDVRRSVRFIRQHAQEYGVNPNQLGVWGGSAGGHLSLVLGTTSDQGDPNAKDPILKISDQVAAVAAYYPPTDIREFVDNKSPYYHRFPALQFEADLADDFSPLLHVTPDDPPTLLIHGDQDKLVPISHSKNIMKQFEEQNVPAELIVIKDAAHGFKGEDQNRASKAVVNWFKQYLLSP from the coding sequence ATGAAAACTACTATATCTTGTGTATTTCTGGTTCTGACGCTGCTCCCCGGACATTCGGCTTGTGCGGAGGAAAAAGTTAATATTATTCCAGATGTTGTCTATGGTCACAAATTTGGAATGGCATTGACGTTTGACGTTTTTAAACCTCAGAATCCCAATGGAGCGGGCGTGTTATTCATGGTAAGTGGCGGCTGGTACTCAAGATGGACGGAACCTCAAAACATGCTGGGTTGGTTTAATTCACTATTAGAAGAAGGATTTACCGTATTCTGCGTCAGGCATGGAAGCAGCCCAAAATTCAAAATCCCGGAAGTGGTAGAAGACGTTCGACGCAGTGTCCGTTTCATTCGACAGCATGCACAGGAATATGGCGTTAATCCGAACCAACTCGGAGTCTGGGGAGGAAGTGCGGGCGGACATCTTTCTTTAGTACTCGGGACGACATCTGATCAAGGGGACCCTAATGCAAAAGACCCGATTTTAAAAATCAGTGACCAGGTAGCAGCAGTCGCCGCTTATTACCCACCGACAGATATACGAGAATTTGTGGATAACAAATCACCCTATTATCATCGCTTCCCGGCTCTGCAGTTTGAAGCGGATCTGGCAGATGACTTTTCTCCTCTGCTTCACGTCACGCCAGATGATCCGCCAACACTGTTGATACATGGAGACCAGGATAAACTGGTCCCGATCAGCCACAGTAAGAATATCATGAAGCAGTTCGAGGAACAAAATGTTCCAGCTGAACTGATTGTGATTAAGGACGCCGCTCACGGCTTTAAAGGTGAAGACCAAAACCGTGCCAGTAAGGCAGTTGTTAATTGGTTTAAGCAGTATTTGTTAAGCCCTTAA
- the asnS gene encoding asparagine--tRNA ligase — MIRTKIRSALHTSQPGETIKVCGWVRTRRDSKCGFSFVELNDGSCMSNLQIVIDQNVPDYEKLIKDVSTGSSLSVTGKVIESPGKNQRIELHAESFYLYGTADPETYPLQKKRHSFEFLREIAHLRPRTNTFGAITRVRNEAATAIHRFFQSRGFVYIQTPIITTSDCEGAGEMFQVTTLNLNRLAQVQTEIDFSQDFFGKAASLTVSGQLEAEIFATSIGECYTFGPTFRAENSNTTRHLAEFWMIEPEMPFYDLQDNMALAESFVRTVIGDVLKNCAEDMEFFNQRIDKTTLETLRNITENEFIRIPYTEAIEIVKSSGKKFDFPIEWGSDMQSEHERFLTEEHFKQPVIVYNYPKTIKPFYMRCNDDGKTVCAMDVLVPGVGEIIGGSQREERYDILIDRMKEGGLNPEEYWWYTDLRKYGTVPHSGFGLGFERLIQLITSMTNIRDCIPFPRTPKNAEF, encoded by the coding sequence ATGATTCGAACAAAAATAAGGTCGGCGCTGCATACTTCTCAACCAGGAGAAACGATTAAGGTTTGTGGCTGGGTTCGTACGCGTCGAGATTCCAAATGCGGATTTTCTTTTGTTGAATTGAATGATGGCAGTTGTATGTCCAACTTGCAGATTGTGATTGATCAAAATGTTCCGGACTATGAAAAACTGATTAAAGATGTCTCCACCGGTAGCAGCCTATCGGTGACAGGTAAAGTGATTGAATCACCTGGAAAAAATCAGAGAATTGAATTACATGCAGAGTCATTCTATCTCTATGGCACTGCTGATCCCGAAACGTACCCCCTACAGAAAAAACGGCACAGTTTTGAGTTTTTGAGAGAAATTGCTCATTTACGTCCACGCACAAATACTTTTGGCGCAATTACAAGAGTCAGGAATGAAGCGGCAACTGCCATTCATCGTTTCTTTCAGTCGCGGGGTTTCGTCTACATCCAAACCCCCATCATCACTACCAGTGATTGTGAAGGAGCAGGAGAGATGTTTCAGGTGACAACTCTCAATTTAAATCGACTGGCTCAAGTCCAGACAGAGATCGATTTTTCGCAGGACTTTTTTGGAAAAGCAGCATCCCTGACTGTCTCTGGGCAATTGGAGGCAGAAATATTTGCCACATCCATTGGTGAATGTTACACATTTGGCCCCACTTTTAGGGCTGAGAATTCAAACACGACTCGTCATTTAGCTGAATTCTGGATGATTGAGCCCGAGATGCCCTTCTACGATTTGCAGGATAATATGGCGCTTGCAGAGAGTTTTGTAAGAACCGTTATCGGTGATGTTCTGAAAAATTGTGCAGAGGATATGGAATTCTTTAATCAAAGGATCGATAAAACAACTCTCGAGACCTTGCGGAATATCACGGAAAATGAATTTATCCGCATTCCGTATACTGAAGCAATTGAGATAGTAAAGTCCAGCGGAAAAAAATTTGATTTTCCCATTGAATGGGGCAGTGATATGCAGTCTGAGCATGAACGGTTCCTGACGGAAGAACATTTTAAGCAGCCTGTGATCGTCTATAACTATCCTAAAACAATTAAACCATTTTATATGCGCTGCAACGATGATGGCAAAACAGTTTGTGCAATGGACGTGCTTGTTCCGGGAGTTGGAGAAATCATCGGCGGTAGTCAACGGGAGGAACGCTACGATATCCTGATAGATAGAATGAAAGAAGGTGGCTTGAATCCAGAAGAATACTGGTGGTACACCGATCTACGAAAATATGGAACGGTACCACATTCAGGCTTCGGGCTGGGCTTCGAACGCCTCATTCAGCTAATTACGTCGATGACAAACATCAGAGACTGCATACCATTTCCCAGAACTCCTAAAAATGCAGAGTTTTAG